The Gloeocapsa sp. DLM2.Bin57 genome contains the following window.
AAACCTTTTTTGATTTGATTAATAATGATGTTTTCTGTTTCGCCCGCGTCTCGCTGGGCTTTAGTTTCTCCAATACAGAGAATAGGAGTTAAACCATGTCTTTGGGCTGCTAACAGACGAAAATTAACCGTTTCATTGGTATCTGCAAAATATTGACGACGCTCGCTGTGACCAACGATAACGTATTTAACCCCTATTTCCTTGAGCATTCCTCCTGATATTTCCCCAGTATATGCTCCCATATCCTCCCAGTGGATATTCTGTGCTCCTATTTGCACCCCTGAGTTATCTACATATTTACTAAGAAAGCTTAGACAGGTAAAAGGCACACACAAGACTACCTCTTTATTGGCGCTACACTCTGTGATTTTAGATTTAAATACTTGCCAAAACTCCAGGGCTTCTG
Protein-coding sequences here:
- a CDS encoding triose-phosphate isomerase, producing MRKIIIAGNWKMYKTQSEALEFWQVFKSKITECSANKEVVLCVPFTCLSFLSKYVDNSGVQIGAQNIHWEDMGAYTGEISGGMLKEIGVKYVIVGHSERRQYFADTNETVNFRLLAAQRHGLTPILCIGETKAQRDAGETENIIINQIKKGLVDTDQDNLVIAYEPIWAIGTGDTCETEEANRIIGLIRSQLSNKDVTIQYGGSVKPSNIDEIMAQSEIDGVLVGGASLDPVGFARIVNYTNP